The Paenibacillus sp. RUD330 genome has a segment encoding these proteins:
- a CDS encoding polysaccharide deacetylase family protein, protein MKLRQWGLSAAFGAAVVLLAVSYGGAGGYVQAVKSGESRSAMLLTDNEEALRTEIKLEAEKRYIPPVDAKVDRWFRAIPGYDGREVDIEATYRQAQLRPDGPVQYVYKAVKPKVSVENYPLEPIYRGNPAKPTASFMINVAWGNEYLEPMLATLDRFGVKATFFLDGSWLKKYPEEARKIQAAGHEISNHAYSHPDMSKLGMEQQTLQITRTELLLKETLAVSNRLFAPPSGSYNASTVKAARAQGLRTVMWTLDTVDWRKPSPGAVVDKIARGIGPGSLILMHPTASSRDALEGMIKAAKRKGLLLVPVSETISEERIEAPVEAKP, encoded by the coding sequence ATGAAACTGCGGCAATGGGGCTTGTCCGCCGCCTTCGGCGCAGCCGTCGTCCTGCTTGCGGTCAGTTATGGCGGCGCCGGAGGGTACGTTCAGGCTGTCAAAAGCGGGGAAAGCCGGTCGGCGATGCTGCTGACAGACAATGAAGAGGCGCTGCGGACGGAAATCAAGCTGGAGGCGGAAAAGCGCTATATCCCGCCTGTGGATGCGAAGGTCGACCGTTGGTTCCGGGCGATACCGGGCTATGACGGACGCGAAGTCGATATCGAGGCTACCTACCGGCAAGCGCAGCTTCGTCCCGACGGCCCTGTTCAATATGTGTACAAGGCGGTCAAGCCGAAGGTAAGCGTGGAGAATTATCCGCTGGAGCCGATCTATCGGGGCAATCCCGCGAAGCCGACCGCCTCGTTCATGATCAATGTCGCGTGGGGCAACGAATATTTGGAGCCGATGCTGGCGACTCTCGACCGGTTCGGAGTGAAGGCGACCTTTTTCCTGGATGGATCCTGGTTGAAGAAATATCCGGAAGAAGCGCGTAAAATCCAGGCGGCGGGCCATGAGATTTCCAATCATGCCTACTCTCATCCCGATATGAGCAAGCTCGGAATGGAGCAGCAGACGTTGCAGATCACGCGCACCGAGCTGCTGCTCAAGGAAACGCTGGCTGTCAGCAACCGGCTGTTCGCCCCGCCATCGGGAAGCTACAACGCCTCGACGGTCAAAGCGGCGCGCGCGCAAGGACTGAGGACCGTCATGTGGACGCTGGATACGGTGGATTGGCGCAAGCCTTCGCCGGGCGCGGTCGTCGACAAGATCGCACGCGGCATCGGGCCGGGATCCCTCATTCTGATGCATCCGACCGCAAGCTCGAGAGATGCGCTCGAAGGCATGATCAAGGCGGCCAAACGGAAAGGACTGCTGCTT
- the pnp gene encoding polyribonucleotide nucleotidyltransferase — MMHQVQMTLGGRQLTLESGRLAKQANAAVTVRYGDTVVLCTVTASSGPKDLDFFPLTVNYEERLYAVGKIPGGFIKREGRPSEKAILSSRLTDRPIRPLFPEGFRNDVQVLNLVMSVDQDCPPEIAAMIGTGAALSISDVPFNGPIGGVIVGRVDGKFIINPTVEQEEASDLKLVVSGTKDAIMMVEAEANELTEEVMLEAIMFGHDEIKNIVATIDELTAQCGKEKMEVVLHTVDSEVNDAVRAFASARLVEAIRIEEKHARQEAIDLANSEAVAHFQEVYAETPELMGDVKETLYDIVKEEVRRLITHDKVRPDGRGLDEIRPIDCDVSVLPRTHGTGLFTRGQTQALSVCTLGALGDVQILDGISPETTKRFMHHYNFPPFSVGEARPLRAPGRREIGHGALGERALSKVLPSEADFPYTIRLVSEVLESNGSTSQASICASSLAMMDAGVPIKAPVAGVAMGLIKDGEHFSILTDIQGMEDHLGDMDFKVAGTAEGVTAIQMDIKIDGIDRAILTQALEQARVGRMHILDKMNATMSKPRESLSAYAPKIMTLRINPDKIRDVIGAGGKIINKIIEETGVKIDIEQDGMVYIASSNEEMNKRARAIIEGIVKEVVVGEIYTGTVKRVEKFGAFVEILPNKDGLVHISQLSTERVAKTEDAVNIGDVITVKVTEIDQQGRINLSRKAVLTAEAPSQA, encoded by the coding sequence ATCATGCACCAGGTTCAAATGACACTGGGGGGTCGCCAGCTGACCCTCGAAAGCGGCCGCCTGGCCAAGCAGGCCAATGCCGCCGTTACGGTACGGTATGGCGACACCGTCGTCCTCTGCACCGTTACCGCTTCTTCGGGTCCGAAGGATCTGGACTTCTTCCCGCTTACGGTCAACTACGAGGAGCGCCTCTATGCCGTGGGCAAGATTCCTGGGGGCTTCATCAAGCGCGAAGGACGCCCGAGCGAGAAGGCCATCCTTTCGAGCCGCCTGACCGACCGTCCGATCCGTCCGCTGTTCCCGGAAGGGTTCCGCAACGATGTTCAAGTGCTGAACCTCGTCATGAGCGTGGACCAGGACTGTCCGCCCGAGATTGCCGCGATGATCGGCACAGGCGCTGCGCTGAGCATCTCCGACGTTCCGTTCAACGGACCGATCGGAGGCGTCATCGTAGGCCGGGTGGACGGCAAGTTCATCATCAATCCGACGGTGGAGCAGGAAGAAGCGAGCGATCTCAAGCTCGTTGTTTCCGGCACGAAAGACGCCATCATGATGGTGGAAGCCGAAGCCAACGAGCTGACTGAAGAAGTCATGCTCGAAGCGATCATGTTCGGCCATGACGAGATCAAGAACATCGTGGCTACGATCGACGAGCTGACGGCTCAATGCGGCAAGGAAAAGATGGAGGTTGTTCTCCATACCGTCGATTCCGAAGTCAACGACGCTGTGCGGGCGTTCGCTTCGGCGCGTCTGGTCGAAGCGATCCGCATCGAGGAAAAGCATGCCCGCCAGGAAGCGATCGATCTCGCGAACAGCGAAGCGGTCGCCCACTTCCAGGAAGTCTATGCGGAAACTCCGGAGCTCATGGGCGACGTGAAGGAAACGCTGTACGACATCGTCAAGGAGGAAGTGCGCCGCCTCATTACGCATGACAAGGTTCGTCCGGACGGACGCGGACTGGACGAGATCCGTCCGATCGACTGCGACGTATCGGTGCTGCCCCGCACGCACGGCACAGGCCTGTTCACGCGCGGCCAGACGCAGGCGCTCAGCGTCTGCACCCTGGGAGCGCTCGGCGATGTCCAGATTCTGGACGGCATCAGCCCGGAGACGACCAAGCGCTTCATGCATCACTACAACTTCCCGCCGTTCAGCGTCGGCGAAGCACGCCCTCTGCGCGCGCCTGGCCGCCGCGAGATCGGACACGGAGCCCTCGGCGAACGCGCCCTTTCCAAGGTTCTTCCTTCGGAGGCCGACTTCCCGTACACGATCCGCCTCGTATCCGAGGTGCTGGAATCCAACGGCTCCACTTCGCAAGCGAGCATCTGCGCCAGCTCTCTGGCCATGATGGACGCAGGCGTGCCGATCAAGGCGCCGGTAGCCGGCGTGGCGATGGGGCTGATCAAGGACGGAGAGCATTTCTCCATCCTGACGGACATTCAAGGCATGGAAGACCATCTCGGGGATATGGACTTCAAGGTCGCCGGCACCGCCGAAGGCGTAACGGCCATCCAGATGGACATCAAGATCGACGGCATCGACCGCGCGATTCTGACCCAAGCGCTGGAGCAAGCCCGCGTAGGCCGCATGCATATCCTGGACAAGATGAACGCCACCATGAGCAAGCCGCGCGAGAGCCTGTCGGCATACGCGCCTAAGATCATGACGCTCCGCATCAATCCGGACAAGATCCGCGATGTCATCGGCGCAGGCGGCAAGATCATCAACAAGATCATCGAGGAGACGGGAGTCAAAATCGATATCGAGCAGGACGGCATGGTCTACATCGCTTCCTCCAACGAAGAGATGAACAAGCGCGCCCGCGCCATCATCGAAGGCATCGTCAAGGAAGTCGTCGTCGGCGAGATCTACACCGGCACGGTCAAGCGCGTCGAGAAATTCGGGGCGTTCGTGGAGATCCTCCCGAACAAGGACGGACTGGTCCATATTTCCCAGCTGTCGACGGAGAGGGTTGCCAAGACGGAAGACGCCGTCAACATCGGCGACGTCATCACCGTCAAGGTGACGGAGATCGACCAGCAGGGACGCATCAACCTGTCCCGCAAAGCGGTTCTTACGGCCGAGGCTCCTTCCCAAGCCTGA